The genomic stretch GTGGATGGACTGCTTTTCTAAAATTGCGTCTCAGGCTGGAATTTTGGCATTTCTGCAATTCGGGAAGACTATAACCGAGAGCAAGAAAGATCCCATCAAGCTTCTCAAGCTGCTGGATATTTTCGCCTCTTTGAACAAACTCAGGCTTGATTTTAACCGCTTGTTTGGTGGGGCTGCTTGTGCTGAAATCCAGAATTTGACCCGGGATCTTATCAGAAGGGTCGTCGATGGGGCATCTGAAATATTCTGGGAGCTTATGGTTCAAGTTGAATTACAGAGACAAACACCGCCACCCCCTGATGGGAGTGTACCGAGATTAGTGAGCTTCATTACTGACTATTGCAATAGATTGCTTGGGGATGATTATAAGCCAATATTAACCCAGGTTCTAGTCATTCAACGAAGTTGGAAAAACGAGAAATTCCAAGAAAAGCTACTTACTAATGCCATTCTTGAGATAATCAAAGCAATTGAGCAAAACCTAGAGGCTTGGTCCAAGATGTACGAGGACAACATCCTCGCGAATCTTTTCTTGATGAACAACCACTGGCATTTGTACAAGCATCTAAAGGGTACAAAAATCGGGAATTTATTGGGTGATTCTTGGCTAAAAGAACACGAACAATCCAAAGAATACCATGCTGCTATTTTTCTGAGAGAAACTTGGGGAAAGCTTCCCACTTTGTTAAGTAGGGAAGGTCTAATACTGTTCTCTGGTGGCCGCGCAACTGCTCGTGACCTTGTCAAGAGACGTCTCAAGAAGTTCAACGAGACTTTTGACGAAATGCATAAGAAACAATCCACTTGGGTTATAATGGATAAGGAGACGAGAGAGAAGACATGGCAGCTTATTGTACAGGCGATTGTGCCTGTGTATCGGAGCTACATGCAGAATTATGGGCCTTTGGTTGAGCAAGAATCAAGCTCTACTAAGTATGCTAAGTATACGGCACAATCTTTGGAGAAAATGATTACGTCTCTTTTTATGCCAAGGCCAAATAGATTAGCCAGCTTCAAAAGCAGCTTTAAAACCAGGCAGCAAAGTGGGAAATTCAACAGTGTGCCAGTAGATCAAGCCCCGTCACCTACTAATAATCAGATTGCTGGTTGATTATTACAGTATTGGGAGTCAAAAAGACGATGTTGATGTTGATGGGTTTTGAACCCATGTCGCTTAGCTGACATGCGACTAGCGTGTTTCATCATTGATCTATGTACATAGTCTGTATCCTTGGGAGCTCAAGATATCTGTCATTTGGTGAACGTCTACCGTAACCTTTCTTGACCTATGCTTGATGATGGATGATTGCCCGTGTTCTCGAATGGACTGAATTCGGCATTGATATAAACGGATGTCCAAGAGATTCACCATTGTATTAGACAATCCAAGAGGCAGTCAGGCGACAACAATTTCACCTTGGACATCATATTCAACTCATCGGCACAATCATGGTACAATTTTTCCTAGTTCATTCGAACTTCATGTCAATTATCATTAGAATGTCAAGTCTTACAGAGGAAGCAAACAATGCACATGACCTCGAGTCCTCGATGTCAACTGTATGTGACATTGTGAGTTTATAATGTTATTATAgtttataataaaaaataattcattttgtaatatATATGCAATGTTACATTTCTTGGATACTTTCGGAATGCTTGTCTTTATTCCTAATAGAAATGAGACAGTTTCATATGATATTGTGGTACAAATTGCTAAATTATTCTTGGTTCTTATGTTTTTAGATTCCTCCTTTAACGTGGGCTGTAATTTTCAGATTTAGTATTCCTTGCCTTTTGCAAGATGCCAAAGATTTTGGGGTCTTTTTCATAGACAGGTCTGATAACCACATGCATGCAACATCTTGCAGGTATCAGCAGTTCAACACTAGTTAAAGTCTCACTGTTTTGTAAATTGATACCAGTATTTGTAATTTGATGCTTAGTAAAGGATTAGTTCCCGTCCGGACACTGATAAAGAGAGGACTTGTCCCGGGGAGAATCCGATTCCTATAGGGAAACAGGAAACTGAATACTAGGTGATAAGCCTCTTTGAACCGAACTGAATTTGGACCAAAAGTCGgatgaataaaattacaaaaatttagTAAAGTCGCTAATTCAAAAGACAGCTTTATTCAGAAATATTTCCGGATCTAAATTTTCTAAGCACAGTTAAATCGTCAAGGGAAAGAATGGCTTATAAGAACGCTGGATCTTATCTCCGAAGGTGAAAAGAAAGTAACCGAGTATATGAAAACTCATTCATGATAATTATTTTAAGCTCAATTCGAAACAATACATACTTTATTTTTTAGtgccaacaaaaaaaaaaacactttttcAATATTGATAATGTTCCTCAATGGCCCCAAACTTATACTAGCGTTCCGTGACCGTGACATGTAATACAAATACGACACTTCCTAGGTTTATAAATTGACCGTTTAGGGTTATTGGAATCGCAAAGCTTAAATCTTCTCATTGACGGATTTCAATATTTAGGCAGGTTATATAAATTTAAACCCCCTTATAAGGCTCAGAATTATGGCAACAGTTGAAGATAATCCATTACTCCCTCCGATTCTTCACATTTGTCCATTTTACAAATTTGTGAAGAGGATTTCGAACAAATGAGACAATTCTAAAGAATCGGGCAAAATTTCTACATCTATGAAGATTCTGATGTGCATCTCTCTAATTCTAAAACATAAAGCATTTGGTCAACCAATAAAATCAGTTTGGAATGTCCTCTATATACCTATTCAAAGCATAAAATACAGGCCTAATCTATCTAATGTTGCTTAATTAGATTATCCCAATAATTCTTCTCCCATTTCTCCACTTGTTTCTCTGCATTGTTTTTCCTCCTCACTTGGCTTAGTAGACTAACCCGGTCATAAGGAGGCGGCATGATGCACGTATTTTTATCTGAAGGAGTCGTTACCAGGGAACCCAACAGAATCCTCTTCTGGTAATCTTCTGCATTACATACTAAAGTTTCTGAACATAGCTCAACGGCATTTTTCGGTATTGTGGGCTTGAATTTTAATAGTTTTGCATATTCGGTGAGCAAATTTAACATGTAATCATATACATAATCCATCTTCACATCTTCGAGTATGAATTCGCTGGCGGCCTTCCCCATTGCCTGAGCCTGTTATATTCGTCGGCGCATATATCAAATCGAGGATCAGGAATTCTCATACGAGACTGTGTCATGATGAACATTATACAAACTAACCAATATGAATTTAATGGGGTAGTTATTCATTCAGTTTGTGGGTTAATGGGGTATATAGATAGTGATGTTCTCGCATTATATTAACATGAGACCGTATTTCGAGAGACTGATAGCCCTTTATCATGCAATAAGATGTGTCATCCATACACATTATCAACAGGATGTAAGCTCCACTCCCCAGGACCCGGGTGATTCTAGTTGATTACAACATCATTACCTAAGTGTCTCAAATGCTCCTGCCAATGGATAGGGATGGGGGAGGCCTAAATCATTCAGGGGCACACTTGAAATAAAGGTAATTAATACAAACATAATAGAGACcaaaataaaagagaaaatgGAGAAAAGTGATGGTGTTGAGGGGAAAAAGGAGGTGATAGAGGAAATATTACCTCCAAGTAATGCATTGCCCTAACTCCCTAAGCGGTGGTAGGCTATGTTATTTAGACTCGTTTAGAACTATCGGACACAGGTGCGTGTTCAAGTGTTAGACTCGgggatttttatgaaaataatgcGCATTTTGGCTTAACATGAGGTGTCCAAGTGTCATAGCCTTGTCCGAGTGTCGAGTTCCGATACGGGTCAGCGAGGGAATATgaagagtcggagtaacataggtgGTAGGTAACTATTTCCTTCTTCATGGGGAAAATATTGTCTGCTCTCCATTCCCTTCCCGCTTCAACTACCAGTATTACAGTCCCCTTTCCTGTATTTTGACTTTTATATCCTATTAACAATTACCCCGATTCTAACACAATCCCTTAGAAAGTGAGACAGAGAACCAACAAGGAAGCAAAAAAATTTACCTTTTGTTTGTGACTGTTGCCCCAATCAACGGCAAACTTAATAGACCTACATTTGTCGCTTTCCCTGATAGGCCAATAGTGTTGCGTAGGCATCAGGCCTCTTGAAAAGAAGTCATAATACTTTGGCTGCACTATCAACGTTACAGAATCGCAAGCAAGGATGTACTTCTCACTAACCGACCATGCCGACCCTTCAATGTAGATCTTATACCTTGCCAAACAAGAAATAGAAAATCAACATTTTATAT from Silene latifolia isolate original U9 population chromosome 5, ASM4854445v1, whole genome shotgun sequence encodes the following:
- the LOC141656633 gene encoding exocyst complex component EXO70A1-like codes for the protein MGSVEKLILARKSLNLSLEKSKSLGLALDKTGPRLEEIILRLPSLEAAVRPIRANKDALVSVVGHIDRAVGPAAAVLKVFDAVHGLEKSLLSDPRSDLPGYLAVLKRLEEALRFLGDNCGLAIQWLEDIVEYLEDNVLADERYLAELKKVLKGLREIKDNGEKGCLDGGLLEAALDKLEEEFRRLLVEHSVPLPMSSSDDQAALAPSPLPVLIIQKLQAILGRLIANNRLDRCISIYVEIRSSNVRASLKALNLDYLEISIAEFNDVQSIEGYISQWGKHLEFAVKHLFEAEYKLCNDVFERLGLNVWMDCFSKIASQAGILAFLQFGKTITESKKDPIKLLKLLDIFASLNKLRLDFNRLFGGAACAEIQNLTRDLIRRVVDGASEIFWELMVQVELQRQTPPPPDGSVPRLVSFITDYCNRLLGDDYKPILTQVLVIQRSWKNEKFQEKLLTNAILEIIKAIEQNLEAWSKMYEDNILANLFLMNNHWHLYKHLKGTKIGNLLGDSWLKEHEQSKEYHAAIFLRETWGKLPTLLSREGLILFSGGRATARDLVKRRLKKFNETFDEMHKKQSTWVIMDKETREKTWQLIVQAIVPVYRSYMQNYGPLVEQESSSTKYAKYTAQSLEKMITSLFMPRPNRLASFKSSFKTRQQSGKFNSVPVDQAPSPTNNQIAG